The Miscanthus floridulus cultivar M001 chromosome 7, ASM1932011v1, whole genome shotgun sequence genome includes a region encoding these proteins:
- the LOC136464255 gene encoding LOW QUALITY PROTEIN: zinc-finger homeodomain protein 7-like (The sequence of the model RefSeq protein was modified relative to this genomic sequence to represent the inferred CDS: inserted 2 bases in 1 codon), giving the protein MEYKRSSHVEEEEEEEEEEEEEEEARGHRYTTAAAAPVGAPQKQQQLVHAQALGLGSHSSLMDSAAFSRPLLPPNSSLVTQPPLPPPGFLPAHRQPPQLHPRKAERERDRTAGSXQQPQVRRHQEPARNGVLGGGGGAAPTSAVSTLGLASVGPVAEAAQWRYRECLRNHAARLGAHVLDGCCEFMPSGSDGAAALACAACGCHRSFHRREAIHGGVAAAVAVSPSPVTPTANSSRVMPLLLAAPHMHTRPPHVPASPVSTPAALTESSSEELRGPAPTPTHPPHAQVAVAGSASAPPAPSQKRFRTKFTAEQKDRMREFAHRVGWRIHKPDSDAVDAFCAQVGVSRRVLKVWMHNNKHLAKIPPSPPSSHQPPPPLPHHHEHHPPPPPHHLHHHHPSPPPPPQQQQQHDA; this is encoded by the exons ATGGAGTACAAGAGATCATCGCAtgtggaggaggaagaagaagaagaggaggaagaagaggaggaggaggaggccagagGCCATCGCTACACCACAGCGGCGGCGGCACCCGTAGGCGCTCCAcagaagcagcagcagctggtGCACGCCCAAGCTCTTGGCCTCGGCTCGCACTCCTCCCTGATGGACTCTGCCGCCTTCTCGAGGCCGCTCTTGCCTCCCAACTCATCTCTGGTGACGCAGCCACCGCTGCCTCCACCGGGCTTCCTGCCGGCTCACCGCCAGCCGCCGCAGCTCCATCCGAGGAAagcggagagggagagggacagAACCGCGGGGAG GCAGCAGCCCCAGGTCCGGCGCCACCAAGAACCAGCGAGGAATGGCGTtctcggcggtggcggtggcgcggcGCCCACATCGGCGGTCTCTACCCTCGGCCTCGCGTCCGTGGGGCCGGTGGCGGAGGCGGCGCAGTGGAGGTACCGGGAGTGCCTGCGGAACCACGCGGCGCGGCTTGGCGCGCACGTGCTCGACGGCTGCTGCGAGTTCATGCCGTCCGGGAGCGACGGGGCCGCCGCGCTGGCCTGCGCCGCCTGCGGCTGCCACCGCAGCTTCCACCGACGCGAGGCAATCCACGGCGGCGTCGCTGCCGCGGTGGCGGTATCACCCTCGCCGGTGACCCCCACCGCCAACTCCTCCCGTGTCATGCCGCTGCTCCTGGCCGCGCCGCACATGCATACGCGCCCGCCGCACGTCCCGGCGTCCCCGGTGTCCACGCCCGCCGCGCTGACCGAGTCGTCGAGCGAGGAGCTGCGCGGCCCCGCGCCGACGCCGACGCACCCGCCCCACGCGCAGGTGGCCGTAGCGGGGTCGGCCTCCGCTCCCCCGGCGCCGAGCCAGAAACGTTTCCGGACCAAGTTCACGGCGGAGCAGAAGGACCGCATGCGCGAGTTCGCGCACCGCGTCGGGTGGCGCATCCACAAGCCCGACTCCGACGCCGTGGACGCCTTCTGCGCCCAGGTCGGTGTCTCCCGGCGCGTCCTCAAGGTCTGGATGCACAACAACAAGCACCTCGCCAAGATCCCGCCCTCGCCCCCATCCTCCcaccagccaccgccgccgctgcctcaccACCACGAGCACCACCCACCTCCACCTCCGCAccacctccaccatcaccacccgtcgccgccgccgccgccgcagcagcagcagcagcatgatgCATGA